The Arvicola amphibius chromosome 4, mArvAmp1.2, whole genome shotgun sequence genome includes the window cacacacacacacacacgcacacacacagagagagagagagaggagagaggagaggagagaggagagagagagagagagagagagagagaacgagaaggGGAACTATTTCAGAAGGAATCAAACAaaagtgggaggaatgggaagggaaggtGAAAATGAGCTAAGtgtattgtatacatatgtgaataCATCAGTGAATCCCACTATTATGCATAATTgatatgctaataaaacataagAAACCTAGAAACATCGAAGACAGCTGAATCTGAGAGAAAGTGGAAGCTTCACTGAGTTCCTCCTACCAGTCTTCCCTCAGGAAAGGACTCCAGAAGAGCGTGATAAACGGTGACTTAAGCAGCCAGGATTTTTGGCTATTAGAAGCTCAAGGGCAGACTTCTGCCTCACACACCAGTCAAGTTTCTGGCTTTTCCTAAGGTAGCACCCACTGTCCTGTCTGGAGACTGTCTCCAGAGAGCAGAGCCTCTTCATGTGCCCTATCTCCTTTTTAAAGCACAGGGCAACTTTATCAAGAGGCTGGTAACAAGTGACCAGAATAAACAGTCTCACGACTGACTTCCTGGGGGTGATAGCAAAGGCATAGATGCCATCTCTGCAGGTCTGGAGAGTAGTCTGACACCTTGACACCTAATTCAGTTCAGGGACTGACCTACAACTGTGCTCACCCATGCGGAACTTTTAATTATGTCTCTTTCAATCGTTACTATTAatgaatttggggctggagaaatggctcagcagctaagagcactgactgttcttccagaggacccagggttcaattcccagcacccatacggcaGCTTACTATTAATGAATTTGTATGTGTTGTTAGGATTCAGAACCTAGCACACGAAGCAGTGCTCCCACCTTATGGATGGTTTGGTTTTGTATGGTTTTGCTAGGGAGCAAAGCCAGGGCTAGGGTCACACCAAGCAAGTCCCCTACCACCGAGCTCATGAAATCTTTATTTGTAAGTAAATAAACTTGTGGTTTTGTCCAGTTCAACTTGATTCAAAAGGGTGCTCCTCACCTCACCCTCAGGATCTGCAGACTGACCCCTGAAATTTAGGGAAAGAGTATTCTAACAGGAAAAGCAAATCTCATCATGTATCACCAGGCTCGCTCTGCTCCAACAAGTGTGAGCCTATTTCATGTGATCCCTTCAGCCATACGTTTTAAATGTTCctctttaaaaatagtatttaatcTTGGAGAAAACCAGGCCCCTTGTGGTAAGCATACTCATTTCATATCAAATCAACCACTACCCTGACATGTCTTGTTTTatgtcatttaatatttttaaaacttaacctTCCCCACAAAATAATTAACATAGAAAGCTTGGGCAATGTTTCCTCACCCAATCCTCTCAAATGCATATAATAAATTAACTAGTGGTATCTAGGTCAATGAATAAATTGCTTTGCAtttgcttttaatgtttttatttcgaTAATGCTAACAAAAGGAGACATCTGATAAAAACACAGAGCAGTACAGTAATCCAAAAGGGCATGCTGGGAGGATCCAGGGGTATGATGAAGGACCTCGAGAGATGGAGCACTGAGGATGAAGTAATGAGAGAAGCTCTAGCCTGGCCCCACCTCTAACACAAACATCGCTGGGGAAGCCCCTGGACCTGAGCCTGGCATACATCCCGACAGACCATCAGCTCTCTCCTGCCCTTGGTTCCCACTGCCCCTCCCTAGGTCACTAATGCCCACTCCCCTTAGTTTactagcctttcctcttccagccCACCTTAGATCCTGGGGTGCACACTgcacgtacatacacatgtgaGTGTATTTGAAGTTAGACAGAAAATAGCAAAAATTAGGGGGAAAGAGAACAAAGTAGAAAAATGAGAAGAacgaaagagaaagaagaataagcAGACTCACTGTCAGACCCTTCTAATGTTGCCAGGCAGTTTCTAACGAGCTGAAGTTTATTATCCCAGGTCGAGGTTTAGGTTGGTTCTCTTTCCTtcgctgcattttttttctctgtcaggGACTGATTGTTGTACAGCTTGGGCCGGCTGTAAActtgtggtcttcctgcctctgcctccccagtgctgaaatcACAGGCATGAGCTCCACACCTAGCAAGAACTTTGGTTTCTTGCTGCTGATTATGCTTGGTTGGGTTGTTTTGGACAAGgtatctgtagcccaggcagaccttaaactcactaggtagctgaggctatccttgaactcctgatccacttgcccccacctcccaaatgctccAATTATATGTTATGCTATGTTCCCACACATAGCCCAAAGCTGGTTTTCCAGACATGCACTCTACCACTGTGCTGCAACCACATGCAGGCTGAAGAAGAAAATATGTACTTTGTTTATGGCTATTCCATTAGAGCAAAATCAACTAGCAAGGGCTAGGGAATGTCTgctagtttgaatgcaattggcccccataacttcacagggaatggcactattataaggtgtggctttgttggagaaagtgtgtcactgtgagggcgggctttgaggtttcatatacatgctcaagccacgcccagtgtctCACCACttccctgttgcctgtgagtcaagaactgtcagctccttctccagcaccttgtctgcctacatgctgccctgtttcctgccatgataacGGATTAAACCTCTTAACTGtaagtaagccaccccaattaaatgttttcctttataggagttgctacctcttcacagcaatggaaaccctaactaagacaggatgcatgtaattcagtggtagagtcctGGCCTGGAGCCAGGCCTGGGTTTGAAGCCATATACTGTGCTAGTGTGCCATCACccgccccaccaccaccacggaAAGAATTAGCAAGAGTTTCACAAATGTTAATGATAGCTCTAATTTCCTTAAGGTGTTTATCTTGCTAACACATAACTTAAACTCCCCAGATGTTGAGCTGAACACCTGGGGTAGGTACCAGGCATCTCAAGCACTATTTAGGGTAGGAACTGTAACACAAATGCTCTCCCAATGGCTCTGTGAGGAAAGCATTATTATACCACAGTCAGGTGGGGAGGATGTGGCCTCCTGGAGAGGACCCCCCCACCATCACCAGTCTTTCAGAGCACTTTGCCCTAGGGCGTGCATGGCACTCCACTGAAGACACGGCTCTAAATATTGAAAACACTACTGGTcaggtttcttcttcccacccTCTGAATTTCTCCAAACATCCTCAAGCTGAATAGTATCAAAACAGTATCAAAAAAGGAATACCATCTGTCAAAGAGGCCTGTCCAAAGACAAAATTCCACGAGTCCCGGGGATACAGATCGATCATTGTTATCCCCACGATGCAGAAGGCATCtttgggtttcttctttttcaagaatGCCAGGATATgccctatttaaaaagaaaggcatgtataatatatatgacaCACGCATCCCTTCTGCTACATTCCAACTGCAAAGGTGCTTAACTTACCTGCATGGATTTGTAAGTTCTCTGTGTGCTCATTCACTCTAAAGGCACACTTCGTCGCAGAAACGGACACTGGGTCTAAGAATTTTACGGTCAAACCATAAAAAAAAGCTTCGCAGTAGCCCGTGAGCCACCTAATATATTCTTCACTGATAACTGTGGTGTTGCCTAGAGAGCCTACGGTAcgggggaagggagaaaatgaggaCACTTTAAAAGCGATGGAAACATTCTTCACCTTATTCTATAAActggaacagaaacagaagccGCTCTAAAACCTCCATACTTTTTAATTGACGGCAACATGAAGTCAAATGAAGAGAATCTCACTGTTCAGCCACTGGGACAAGTATCAAAAGGGCCACACACAGGGCcatgaagatggctcagcaggggaaGGTGCTCGCTGCACACCTGACAGCCTCACTGGGACAGAGGCCAAACTCTACAAAAGCTGTCCTATGGCACATCTGCGtccctcccacaccacacacaataatattttaaattattacataTGACATAATGCCTAAcagagagacctgagttcaactcccagcacaaaaaaaagaaagaaaaaacagaagccaTAAAAAATTGCTTGCAGCtgtgtagtggtggtgcacgcctttaattacagcactcaggaggcaaaggcaggcagatctctgtgagctcaagaccagttTGATGtatagaacaagttctaggacgtccagggctgcacagagaaaccctgtctcaaaacaaaacccaaacaaacaaacaaacagcaaaaaaaaaagaaacaacccccctccccccaaaaaataccCTGCTCACTTGCATTTGGGCAGCAGCCGCCACCATCCCCAGGACATACCGATGGGCTGTATGTAGATGATGTGTTTCTCCGGACAGGGTTTGTTTCTGTAGCGATCAGTGAAAAACTGTTCAAAATCCTGGGGCGCTTCAGGGTGGGAGGTGATCCAGTCTGAGCGGGAATGCAGAGAGATTGGTCCAAAGAGGCTGCTGGACAGCTGGAAGGCTTCATTCATTAAACGTCGCTCCCCCGCGCTGAACTTCTCATACTGTGACACAAGCTCTGGGTTCTCAGAGATGAGAGCTGTCTTCAGGGTGTGCTCAGAGTGCCTGAGTACCTGCATCTGCCAGAAAAGAGGGACTAAAgttaagaatgaaaagaaaatgagaagacagaTATAAAATTCATCCATCCATACCCAGCGCGGTCCTCCCTATACACCTCTAGCTTCTCTCCAGAGTAAGTGACCTATTGCTAATGTCTTCAAGTATCACACTTAAGAGTAGTGTTCCCACATCAAATCGGTTCACTGGGGAAGAGTCTCTAAggaattaaaaggaaaactatTCAACCCATCCTTCCATCTCTTACACAACTTGCTGCTCCACTGTAAGAGCTATTGATAGGTTGGGCATAGTGGGAACACCTGCAAACCCAGGGTTCAGGAGACGAAGGCAGGAGACTGCAAGTTGAAGAACAGCCTGAACGGTCTCAAAAACAGTAACTAACGaccacaacaaacaaaactagcGATGACCTCTGTCATTTGACAATAATCACAATTTTCTGAGTTGACTCACTCGGGACACATGACAAACCCATCCCTACCAATGTTACTCAAGGATATTTGATAATAAAAAGGGAAGTAATGTTAAGTGCCCAGTTCTGTAATTTAACTGCATGTTGGCAGATACATCTCAGTCAGTCCCTTAAGGTCAGTTATGAAACACCGGGGATGTTTCATAACTAAGATTACGAAGAGATGCGAGACTCACATTGATGGGCCTTTTCCGTTCATAGCAAGTCCTTAGGTGGCACTTCCATCCCTCCTATGGTCAAGCAGATGTTCTCCATGAGGCTTTTcgagttagaaaagaaaaaccagatgaAAGATTTCCGTTCAGTTCTGTGTTTTCTAATCACCTAAGGGCTTTTCCAGTTTATTGACAAATGATTTTGAAATGTTAGCTAACGCTGTGCTCACATGAATTCTGGAGCGCAAGAGGAGCCCTAACTCGAGACTAAAAAGGCCTCTATAGTCAAAGTTGTGAATGGAGCTCACCCTCACTACACATTTGGGAtgaaattttagttttacaggatgaaatataaaacaaacgTGGCCCCCTGTAATCTACCTACCTTTCCAAAGGAGACTTTCCAGTTGCTTTTTCCCACTTAAGTTTTTCTAAGGACAGCCATGTCTGGCAAAGGGGTGTGGAGGGCGCCTTCACCCTAACgaaaagggcagagaggaaggtcGGGAGGCCTCCATGTGCAGGGGGGCATTTTAGTCACGGCAGTGGGCTGGGGGCCGAGGACGCCCCCCCACACCCCACGCAAACTGGGTCTCGTCAGACATGCTAGCCGGTTGCAGATACCACCCCGTCACCGCTTGGGTGAGCTGTGGGGGCCTCCCCGGAACTCAGGGT containing:
- the Amz2 gene encoding archaemetzincin-2 isoform X1 encodes the protein MQVLRHSEHTLKTALISENPELVSQYEKFSAGERRLMNEAFQLSSSLFGPISLHSRSDWITSHPEAPQDFEQFFTDRYRNKPCPEKHIIYIQPIGSLGNTTVISEEYIRWLTGYCEAFFYGLTVKFLDPVSVSATKCAFRVNEHTENLQIHAGHILAFLKKKKPKDAFCIVGITMIDLYPRDSWNFVFGQASLTDGVGIFSFARYGRDFYSTRYEGKVKRPQRTSSSDYSIFDDYYNPEITSILLWRSCKTLTHEIGHIFGLRHCQWLACLMQGSNHLEESDRRPLNLCPICLRKLQCAIGFSIVERYKALLRWIDDEPYDALRATPRNSSDRMILLKPVDAFKDWREWIVKCIAVLEK